The following proteins are co-located in the Solanum pennellii chromosome 1, SPENNV200 genome:
- the LOC107001838 gene encoding YTH domain-containing protein ECT1 isoform X1: MAGEKIIEKPEAIAPGLKSDPSNKLIEKDLVSKKDGKAADSVASLGAVTSIKGENDQPPAAEQGAYYPPTSYCDYYYPGYNGTYNQLDEQAYFNAGVQSDNGSLLYYMPGYNPYSAGFVGGDGKQPYPSSGYLQQPVSYGSDSMPCYTWGSPYCADITNSAAPKPGNVKSTFGRNGSVKSNGFNSTKTNSSFSSKNSTVLFNPKSRPATAMSNPPKSFHQAQPFNPVNKFQSDVQSGGLMKGFHLVGDYPSYTSQNQGFFMPYDPINCQTNSRMWNGNYRAKPRGNFTRNGVFEATNELPRGPRANGRSVPSKPSAEEDQLVPTVQREKYNKEDFKTQYDNAKFYIIKSYSEDDIHKCVKYDVWSSTPNGNKKLDTAFVESAAKASGTGSSCPVFLFFSVNGSGQFLGVAEMVGQVDFNRNMDFWQLDKWSGFFPLKWHIVKDVPNTQFRHIILENNDNRPVTYSRDTQEIGLKEGLEMLNILKNYSEKTSILDDFNFYEKREKVLKAKRSSKPVIRADAYEKADSLKQFKGGDKVLEEELKTNSADPTAPLVSLTKNLSINSRPFKSSV, encoded by the exons ATGGCTGGTGAGAAGATTATAGAAAAAC CTGAAGCTATTGCTCCGGGACTGAAATCTGATCCCTCTAACAAACTGATTGAGAAGGATTTG GTTTCAAAAAAAGATGGAAAAGCTGCTGACTCGGTGGCTTCTTTGGGAGCTGTGACCAGCATCAAGGGTGAAAATGATCAACCACCTGCTGCAGAGCAAGGTGCTTATTATCCACCTACTAGCTATTGCGATTACTACTATCCAG GATATAATGGGACTTATAATCAGTTAGATGAGCAGGCTTACTTTAATGCG GGTGTTCAATCAGACAATGGTTCCCTTCTCTACTATATGCCTGGCTATAATCCTTACAGTGCTGGATTTGTGGGAGGCGATGGGAAGCAGCCCTATCCTTCGTCCGGATATCTTCAGCAACCTGTCTCATATGGTTCAGATTCCATGCCATGTTATACATGGGGCTCGCCATACTGTGCTGATATCACCAATAGTGCTGCTCCAAAACCCGGGAACGTTAAATCAACTTTTGGACGAAATGGTTCAGTCAAGTCGAATGGTTTTAATTCCACAAAAACAAATAGTTCTTTCTCAAGCAAAAACTCGACCGTACTCTTTAACCCAAAGAGTCGACCAGCTACTGCCATGTCAAATCCGCCAAAGTCTTTCCATCAAGCTCAGCCTTTTAATCCAGTGAACAAG TTTCAGTCCGATGTCCAGTCCGGAGGCCTGATGAAGGGGTTTCATCTGGTTGGAGACTACCCATCATACACCAGTCAAAATCAAGGTTTTTTCATGCCTTATGATCCCATCAACTGTCAAACAAACAGTAGAATGTGGAATGGAAACTACAGAGCTAAACCACGGGGAAATTTCACCAGAAATGGTGTGTTTGAGGCAACTAATGAGTTACCTCGTGGTCCTCGTGCCAACGGTAGAAGCGTCCCTTCAAAACCATCTGCTGAGGAGGATCAGCTTGTGCCAACTGTTCAGAGGGAGAAGTATAACAAAGAGGATTTTAAGACTCAGTATGACAATGCAAAATTTTACATTATCAAGTCATACAGTGAAGATGATATCCACAAGTGTGTCAAATATGATGTGTGGTCAAGTACTCCAAACGGAAACAAGAAATTGGACACTGCCTTTGTTGAATCTGCGGCTAAAGCAAGTGGAACTGGTTCAAGCTGTCCAGTGTTCCTATTCTTTTCT GTAAATGGAAGTGGACAGTTTTTAGGTGTAGCTGAGATGGTTGGGCAGGTTGACTTCAACAGAAACATGGACTTTTGGCAGCTTGACAAGTGGAGCGGGTTCTTCCCACTGAAGTGGCACATAGTTAAAGATGTACCAAATACACAGTTTAGGCACATCATCCTTGAAAACAATGATAATAGACCTGTAACCTATAGCAGAGATACCCAGGAG ATTGGATTGAAGGAAGGTTTGGAAATGCTTAACATACTTAAGAATTACTCAGAGAAGACATCTATATTGGATGATTTCAATTTCTATGAGAAGCGTGAGAAAGTGCTCAAGGCTAAAAGGAGTTCAAAACCAGTTATTCGAGCTGATGCATACGAGAAAGCTGATTCTCTT AAGCAATTCAAAGGAGGAGACAAGGTACTTGAGGAGGAGCTGAAGACCAACTCTGCTGATCCAACAGCACCTCTGGTTTCTCTCACCAAAAACCTATCGATTAATTCAAGGCCATTCAAAAGTAGTGTCTGA
- the LOC107001838 gene encoding YTH domain-containing protein ECT1 isoform X5, producing MAGEKIIEKPEAIAPGLKSDPSNKLIEKDLVSKKDGKAADSVASLGAVTSIKGENDQPPAAEQGYNGTYNQLDEQAYFNAGVQSDNGSLLYYMPGYNPYSAGFVGGDGKQPYPSSGYLQQPVSYGSDSMPCYTWGSPYCADITNSAAPKPGNVKSTFGRNGSVKSNGFNSTKTNSSFSSKNSTVLFNPKSRPATAMSNPPKSFHQAQPFNPVNKFQSDVQSGGLMKGFHLVGDYPSYTSQNQGFFMPYDPINCQTNSRMWNGNYRAKPRGNFTRNGVFEATNELPRGPRANGRSVPSKPSAEEDQLVPTVQREKYNKEDFKTQYDNAKFYIIKSYSEDDIHKCVKYDVWSSTPNGNKKLDTAFVESAAKASGTGSSCPVFLFFSVNGSGQFLGVAEMVGQVDFNRNMDFWQLDKWSGFFPLKWHIVKDVPNTQFRHIILENNDNRPVTYSRDTQEIGLKEGLEMLNILKNYSEKTSILDDFNFYEKREKVLKAKRSSKPVIRADAYEKADSLKQFKGGDKVLEEELKTNSADPTAPLVSLTKNLSINSRPFKSSV from the exons ATGGCTGGTGAGAAGATTATAGAAAAAC CTGAAGCTATTGCTCCGGGACTGAAATCTGATCCCTCTAACAAACTGATTGAGAAGGATTTG GTTTCAAAAAAAGATGGAAAAGCTGCTGACTCGGTGGCTTCTTTGGGAGCTGTGACCAGCATCAAGGGTGAAAATGATCAACCACCTGCTGCAGAGCAAG GATATAATGGGACTTATAATCAGTTAGATGAGCAGGCTTACTTTAATGCG GGTGTTCAATCAGACAATGGTTCCCTTCTCTACTATATGCCTGGCTATAATCCTTACAGTGCTGGATTTGTGGGAGGCGATGGGAAGCAGCCCTATCCTTCGTCCGGATATCTTCAGCAACCTGTCTCATATGGTTCAGATTCCATGCCATGTTATACATGGGGCTCGCCATACTGTGCTGATATCACCAATAGTGCTGCTCCAAAACCCGGGAACGTTAAATCAACTTTTGGACGAAATGGTTCAGTCAAGTCGAATGGTTTTAATTCCACAAAAACAAATAGTTCTTTCTCAAGCAAAAACTCGACCGTACTCTTTAACCCAAAGAGTCGACCAGCTACTGCCATGTCAAATCCGCCAAAGTCTTTCCATCAAGCTCAGCCTTTTAATCCAGTGAACAAG TTTCAGTCCGATGTCCAGTCCGGAGGCCTGATGAAGGGGTTTCATCTGGTTGGAGACTACCCATCATACACCAGTCAAAATCAAGGTTTTTTCATGCCTTATGATCCCATCAACTGTCAAACAAACAGTAGAATGTGGAATGGAAACTACAGAGCTAAACCACGGGGAAATTTCACCAGAAATGGTGTGTTTGAGGCAACTAATGAGTTACCTCGTGGTCCTCGTGCCAACGGTAGAAGCGTCCCTTCAAAACCATCTGCTGAGGAGGATCAGCTTGTGCCAACTGTTCAGAGGGAGAAGTATAACAAAGAGGATTTTAAGACTCAGTATGACAATGCAAAATTTTACATTATCAAGTCATACAGTGAAGATGATATCCACAAGTGTGTCAAATATGATGTGTGGTCAAGTACTCCAAACGGAAACAAGAAATTGGACACTGCCTTTGTTGAATCTGCGGCTAAAGCAAGTGGAACTGGTTCAAGCTGTCCAGTGTTCCTATTCTTTTCT GTAAATGGAAGTGGACAGTTTTTAGGTGTAGCTGAGATGGTTGGGCAGGTTGACTTCAACAGAAACATGGACTTTTGGCAGCTTGACAAGTGGAGCGGGTTCTTCCCACTGAAGTGGCACATAGTTAAAGATGTACCAAATACACAGTTTAGGCACATCATCCTTGAAAACAATGATAATAGACCTGTAACCTATAGCAGAGATACCCAGGAG ATTGGATTGAAGGAAGGTTTGGAAATGCTTAACATACTTAAGAATTACTCAGAGAAGACATCTATATTGGATGATTTCAATTTCTATGAGAAGCGTGAGAAAGTGCTCAAGGCTAAAAGGAGTTCAAAACCAGTTATTCGAGCTGATGCATACGAGAAAGCTGATTCTCTT AAGCAATTCAAAGGAGGAGACAAGGTACTTGAGGAGGAGCTGAAGACCAACTCTGCTGATCCAACAGCACCTCTGGTTTCTCTCACCAAAAACCTATCGATTAATTCAAGGCCATTCAAAAGTAGTGTCTGA
- the LOC107001838 gene encoding YTH domain-containing protein ECT1 isoform X2: MAGEKIIEKPIAPGLKSDPSNKLIEKDLVSKKDGKAADSVASLGAVTSIKGENDQPPAAEQGAYYPPTSYCDYYYPGYNGTYNQLDEQAYFNAGVQSDNGSLLYYMPGYNPYSAGFVGGDGKQPYPSSGYLQQPVSYGSDSMPCYTWGSPYCADITNSAAPKPGNVKSTFGRNGSVKSNGFNSTKTNSSFSSKNSTVLFNPKSRPATAMSNPPKSFHQAQPFNPVNKFQSDVQSGGLMKGFHLVGDYPSYTSQNQGFFMPYDPINCQTNSRMWNGNYRAKPRGNFTRNGVFEATNELPRGPRANGRSVPSKPSAEEDQLVPTVQREKYNKEDFKTQYDNAKFYIIKSYSEDDIHKCVKYDVWSSTPNGNKKLDTAFVESAAKASGTGSSCPVFLFFSVNGSGQFLGVAEMVGQVDFNRNMDFWQLDKWSGFFPLKWHIVKDVPNTQFRHIILENNDNRPVTYSRDTQEIGLKEGLEMLNILKNYSEKTSILDDFNFYEKREKVLKAKRSSKPVIRADAYEKADSLKQFKGGDKVLEEELKTNSADPTAPLVSLTKNLSINSRPFKSSV, encoded by the exons ATGGCTGGTGAGAAGATTATAGAAAAAC CTATTGCTCCGGGACTGAAATCTGATCCCTCTAACAAACTGATTGAGAAGGATTTG GTTTCAAAAAAAGATGGAAAAGCTGCTGACTCGGTGGCTTCTTTGGGAGCTGTGACCAGCATCAAGGGTGAAAATGATCAACCACCTGCTGCAGAGCAAGGTGCTTATTATCCACCTACTAGCTATTGCGATTACTACTATCCAG GATATAATGGGACTTATAATCAGTTAGATGAGCAGGCTTACTTTAATGCG GGTGTTCAATCAGACAATGGTTCCCTTCTCTACTATATGCCTGGCTATAATCCTTACAGTGCTGGATTTGTGGGAGGCGATGGGAAGCAGCCCTATCCTTCGTCCGGATATCTTCAGCAACCTGTCTCATATGGTTCAGATTCCATGCCATGTTATACATGGGGCTCGCCATACTGTGCTGATATCACCAATAGTGCTGCTCCAAAACCCGGGAACGTTAAATCAACTTTTGGACGAAATGGTTCAGTCAAGTCGAATGGTTTTAATTCCACAAAAACAAATAGTTCTTTCTCAAGCAAAAACTCGACCGTACTCTTTAACCCAAAGAGTCGACCAGCTACTGCCATGTCAAATCCGCCAAAGTCTTTCCATCAAGCTCAGCCTTTTAATCCAGTGAACAAG TTTCAGTCCGATGTCCAGTCCGGAGGCCTGATGAAGGGGTTTCATCTGGTTGGAGACTACCCATCATACACCAGTCAAAATCAAGGTTTTTTCATGCCTTATGATCCCATCAACTGTCAAACAAACAGTAGAATGTGGAATGGAAACTACAGAGCTAAACCACGGGGAAATTTCACCAGAAATGGTGTGTTTGAGGCAACTAATGAGTTACCTCGTGGTCCTCGTGCCAACGGTAGAAGCGTCCCTTCAAAACCATCTGCTGAGGAGGATCAGCTTGTGCCAACTGTTCAGAGGGAGAAGTATAACAAAGAGGATTTTAAGACTCAGTATGACAATGCAAAATTTTACATTATCAAGTCATACAGTGAAGATGATATCCACAAGTGTGTCAAATATGATGTGTGGTCAAGTACTCCAAACGGAAACAAGAAATTGGACACTGCCTTTGTTGAATCTGCGGCTAAAGCAAGTGGAACTGGTTCAAGCTGTCCAGTGTTCCTATTCTTTTCT GTAAATGGAAGTGGACAGTTTTTAGGTGTAGCTGAGATGGTTGGGCAGGTTGACTTCAACAGAAACATGGACTTTTGGCAGCTTGACAAGTGGAGCGGGTTCTTCCCACTGAAGTGGCACATAGTTAAAGATGTACCAAATACACAGTTTAGGCACATCATCCTTGAAAACAATGATAATAGACCTGTAACCTATAGCAGAGATACCCAGGAG ATTGGATTGAAGGAAGGTTTGGAAATGCTTAACATACTTAAGAATTACTCAGAGAAGACATCTATATTGGATGATTTCAATTTCTATGAGAAGCGTGAGAAAGTGCTCAAGGCTAAAAGGAGTTCAAAACCAGTTATTCGAGCTGATGCATACGAGAAAGCTGATTCTCTT AAGCAATTCAAAGGAGGAGACAAGGTACTTGAGGAGGAGCTGAAGACCAACTCTGCTGATCCAACAGCACCTCTGGTTTCTCTCACCAAAAACCTATCGATTAATTCAAGGCCATTCAAAAGTAGTGTCTGA
- the LOC107001838 gene encoding YTH domain-containing protein ECT1 isoform X3 encodes MAAEAIAPGLKSDPSNKLIEKDLVSKKDGKAADSVASLGAVTSIKGENDQPPAAEQGAYYPPTSYCDYYYPGYNGTYNQLDEQAYFNAGVQSDNGSLLYYMPGYNPYSAGFVGGDGKQPYPSSGYLQQPVSYGSDSMPCYTWGSPYCADITNSAAPKPGNVKSTFGRNGSVKSNGFNSTKTNSSFSSKNSTVLFNPKSRPATAMSNPPKSFHQAQPFNPVNKFQSDVQSGGLMKGFHLVGDYPSYTSQNQGFFMPYDPINCQTNSRMWNGNYRAKPRGNFTRNGVFEATNELPRGPRANGRSVPSKPSAEEDQLVPTVQREKYNKEDFKTQYDNAKFYIIKSYSEDDIHKCVKYDVWSSTPNGNKKLDTAFVESAAKASGTGSSCPVFLFFSVNGSGQFLGVAEMVGQVDFNRNMDFWQLDKWSGFFPLKWHIVKDVPNTQFRHIILENNDNRPVTYSRDTQEIGLKEGLEMLNILKNYSEKTSILDDFNFYEKREKVLKAKRSSKPVIRADAYEKADSLKQFKGGDKVLEEELKTNSADPTAPLVSLTKNLSINSRPFKSSV; translated from the exons ATGGCTG CTGAAGCTATTGCTCCGGGACTGAAATCTGATCCCTCTAACAAACTGATTGAGAAGGATTTG GTTTCAAAAAAAGATGGAAAAGCTGCTGACTCGGTGGCTTCTTTGGGAGCTGTGACCAGCATCAAGGGTGAAAATGATCAACCACCTGCTGCAGAGCAAGGTGCTTATTATCCACCTACTAGCTATTGCGATTACTACTATCCAG GATATAATGGGACTTATAATCAGTTAGATGAGCAGGCTTACTTTAATGCG GGTGTTCAATCAGACAATGGTTCCCTTCTCTACTATATGCCTGGCTATAATCCTTACAGTGCTGGATTTGTGGGAGGCGATGGGAAGCAGCCCTATCCTTCGTCCGGATATCTTCAGCAACCTGTCTCATATGGTTCAGATTCCATGCCATGTTATACATGGGGCTCGCCATACTGTGCTGATATCACCAATAGTGCTGCTCCAAAACCCGGGAACGTTAAATCAACTTTTGGACGAAATGGTTCAGTCAAGTCGAATGGTTTTAATTCCACAAAAACAAATAGTTCTTTCTCAAGCAAAAACTCGACCGTACTCTTTAACCCAAAGAGTCGACCAGCTACTGCCATGTCAAATCCGCCAAAGTCTTTCCATCAAGCTCAGCCTTTTAATCCAGTGAACAAG TTTCAGTCCGATGTCCAGTCCGGAGGCCTGATGAAGGGGTTTCATCTGGTTGGAGACTACCCATCATACACCAGTCAAAATCAAGGTTTTTTCATGCCTTATGATCCCATCAACTGTCAAACAAACAGTAGAATGTGGAATGGAAACTACAGAGCTAAACCACGGGGAAATTTCACCAGAAATGGTGTGTTTGAGGCAACTAATGAGTTACCTCGTGGTCCTCGTGCCAACGGTAGAAGCGTCCCTTCAAAACCATCTGCTGAGGAGGATCAGCTTGTGCCAACTGTTCAGAGGGAGAAGTATAACAAAGAGGATTTTAAGACTCAGTATGACAATGCAAAATTTTACATTATCAAGTCATACAGTGAAGATGATATCCACAAGTGTGTCAAATATGATGTGTGGTCAAGTACTCCAAACGGAAACAAGAAATTGGACACTGCCTTTGTTGAATCTGCGGCTAAAGCAAGTGGAACTGGTTCAAGCTGTCCAGTGTTCCTATTCTTTTCT GTAAATGGAAGTGGACAGTTTTTAGGTGTAGCTGAGATGGTTGGGCAGGTTGACTTCAACAGAAACATGGACTTTTGGCAGCTTGACAAGTGGAGCGGGTTCTTCCCACTGAAGTGGCACATAGTTAAAGATGTACCAAATACACAGTTTAGGCACATCATCCTTGAAAACAATGATAATAGACCTGTAACCTATAGCAGAGATACCCAGGAG ATTGGATTGAAGGAAGGTTTGGAAATGCTTAACATACTTAAGAATTACTCAGAGAAGACATCTATATTGGATGATTTCAATTTCTATGAGAAGCGTGAGAAAGTGCTCAAGGCTAAAAGGAGTTCAAAACCAGTTATTCGAGCTGATGCATACGAGAAAGCTGATTCTCTT AAGCAATTCAAAGGAGGAGACAAGGTACTTGAGGAGGAGCTGAAGACCAACTCTGCTGATCCAACAGCACCTCTGGTTTCTCTCACCAAAAACCTATCGATTAATTCAAGGCCATTCAAAAGTAGTGTCTGA
- the LOC107001838 gene encoding YTH domain-containing protein ECT1 isoform X4 — MAAIAPGLKSDPSNKLIEKDLVSKKDGKAADSVASLGAVTSIKGENDQPPAAEQGAYYPPTSYCDYYYPGYNGTYNQLDEQAYFNAGVQSDNGSLLYYMPGYNPYSAGFVGGDGKQPYPSSGYLQQPVSYGSDSMPCYTWGSPYCADITNSAAPKPGNVKSTFGRNGSVKSNGFNSTKTNSSFSSKNSTVLFNPKSRPATAMSNPPKSFHQAQPFNPVNKFQSDVQSGGLMKGFHLVGDYPSYTSQNQGFFMPYDPINCQTNSRMWNGNYRAKPRGNFTRNGVFEATNELPRGPRANGRSVPSKPSAEEDQLVPTVQREKYNKEDFKTQYDNAKFYIIKSYSEDDIHKCVKYDVWSSTPNGNKKLDTAFVESAAKASGTGSSCPVFLFFSVNGSGQFLGVAEMVGQVDFNRNMDFWQLDKWSGFFPLKWHIVKDVPNTQFRHIILENNDNRPVTYSRDTQEIGLKEGLEMLNILKNYSEKTSILDDFNFYEKREKVLKAKRSSKPVIRADAYEKADSLKQFKGGDKVLEEELKTNSADPTAPLVSLTKNLSINSRPFKSSV, encoded by the exons ATGGCTG CTATTGCTCCGGGACTGAAATCTGATCCCTCTAACAAACTGATTGAGAAGGATTTG GTTTCAAAAAAAGATGGAAAAGCTGCTGACTCGGTGGCTTCTTTGGGAGCTGTGACCAGCATCAAGGGTGAAAATGATCAACCACCTGCTGCAGAGCAAGGTGCTTATTATCCACCTACTAGCTATTGCGATTACTACTATCCAG GATATAATGGGACTTATAATCAGTTAGATGAGCAGGCTTACTTTAATGCG GGTGTTCAATCAGACAATGGTTCCCTTCTCTACTATATGCCTGGCTATAATCCTTACAGTGCTGGATTTGTGGGAGGCGATGGGAAGCAGCCCTATCCTTCGTCCGGATATCTTCAGCAACCTGTCTCATATGGTTCAGATTCCATGCCATGTTATACATGGGGCTCGCCATACTGTGCTGATATCACCAATAGTGCTGCTCCAAAACCCGGGAACGTTAAATCAACTTTTGGACGAAATGGTTCAGTCAAGTCGAATGGTTTTAATTCCACAAAAACAAATAGTTCTTTCTCAAGCAAAAACTCGACCGTACTCTTTAACCCAAAGAGTCGACCAGCTACTGCCATGTCAAATCCGCCAAAGTCTTTCCATCAAGCTCAGCCTTTTAATCCAGTGAACAAG TTTCAGTCCGATGTCCAGTCCGGAGGCCTGATGAAGGGGTTTCATCTGGTTGGAGACTACCCATCATACACCAGTCAAAATCAAGGTTTTTTCATGCCTTATGATCCCATCAACTGTCAAACAAACAGTAGAATGTGGAATGGAAACTACAGAGCTAAACCACGGGGAAATTTCACCAGAAATGGTGTGTTTGAGGCAACTAATGAGTTACCTCGTGGTCCTCGTGCCAACGGTAGAAGCGTCCCTTCAAAACCATCTGCTGAGGAGGATCAGCTTGTGCCAACTGTTCAGAGGGAGAAGTATAACAAAGAGGATTTTAAGACTCAGTATGACAATGCAAAATTTTACATTATCAAGTCATACAGTGAAGATGATATCCACAAGTGTGTCAAATATGATGTGTGGTCAAGTACTCCAAACGGAAACAAGAAATTGGACACTGCCTTTGTTGAATCTGCGGCTAAAGCAAGTGGAACTGGTTCAAGCTGTCCAGTGTTCCTATTCTTTTCT GTAAATGGAAGTGGACAGTTTTTAGGTGTAGCTGAGATGGTTGGGCAGGTTGACTTCAACAGAAACATGGACTTTTGGCAGCTTGACAAGTGGAGCGGGTTCTTCCCACTGAAGTGGCACATAGTTAAAGATGTACCAAATACACAGTTTAGGCACATCATCCTTGAAAACAATGATAATAGACCTGTAACCTATAGCAGAGATACCCAGGAG ATTGGATTGAAGGAAGGTTTGGAAATGCTTAACATACTTAAGAATTACTCAGAGAAGACATCTATATTGGATGATTTCAATTTCTATGAGAAGCGTGAGAAAGTGCTCAAGGCTAAAAGGAGTTCAAAACCAGTTATTCGAGCTGATGCATACGAGAAAGCTGATTCTCTT AAGCAATTCAAAGGAGGAGACAAGGTACTTGAGGAGGAGCTGAAGACCAACTCTGCTGATCCAACAGCACCTCTGGTTTCTCTCACCAAAAACCTATCGATTAATTCAAGGCCATTCAAAAGTAGTGTCTGA
- the LOC107031774 gene encoding floral homeotic protein AGAMOUS-like, with product MGRAKLKMELISKEKSRNATFKKRKEGLLKKLYEFTTLCNVNGLMIMYGPKQGNGSECRAEIWTNSSGTSSSTNSKSLQEQEEIDNLIDEYKKENSLQSGSSKTFGLSDYFVDRNKRVEEEYIKLRKMNMEKKYPCWLEFMDQLSEFKLRDFLTLLDDKVENVKNRIHLLKGNFSGLMGGEMIDLGGNQWSHYNDNVMVQGGGMEYGDYNQLQAPIYHQEMRMLMMNENDWQYNNGASSSSSAGNGSNNMMCALMKYETMMPSNNNHLAYSPYVAPTILQPTPCLMMPPQMQQHSWRENDRDDKAKFSPYMSK from the coding sequence ATGGGTCGTGCGAAATTGAAGATGGAATTAATAAGCAAGGAGAAATCAAGGAATGCAACGtttaagaaaaggaaagaaggtTTATTGAAAAAGTTGTATGAATTCACTACACTTTGCAATGTGAATGGGCTTATGATAATGTATGGACCAAAACAAGGGAATGGATCAGAGTGTAGGGCTGAGATTTGGACAAATAGTAGTGGAACTAGTAGTAGTACAAATAGTAAAAGCTTACAAGAACAAGAAGAGATTGATAATTTAATCGACGAGTATAAAAAGGAGAATAGTTTGCAATCTGGTAGTAGTAAAACCTTTGGATTGTCTGATTATTTCGTTGATCGAAACAAGAGGGTTGAGGAAGAGTATATCAAGTTGAGAAAGATGAATATGGAGAAAAAATATCCATGTTGGCTAGAGTTTATGGATCAGTTATCTGAGTTTAAGTTGAGGGATTTTTTAACTTTGTTGGATGACAAAGTTGAAAATGTCAAGAATAGGATTCATTTGCTTAAAGGGAATTTTAGTGGTTTGATGGGAGGAGAAATGATTGATTTGGGAGGAAACCAATGGAGTCATTACAATGACAATGTTATGGTCCAAGGAGGGGGGATGGAATATGGAGATTATAATCAATTGCAAGCTCCAATATATCATCAAGAAATGAGgatgttgatgatgaatgaGAATGATTGGCAGTATAATAATGGTGCATCGTCGTCGTCCTCCGCGGGGAATGGGAGCAATAATATGATGTGTgcattgatgaaatatgaaactATGATGCCAAGTAATAATAATCACTTGGCATACTCACCCTATGTAGCTCCAACAATTCTGCAGCCAACTCCATGCCTGATGATGCCCCCCCAAATGCAACAGCATTCTTGGAGAGAGAACGACAGAGATGACAAAGCTAAATTTTCACCTTATATGAGCAAGTAA